The Candidatus Hydrogenedentota bacterium DNA segment AACGAATGCCTCCCCAAATGCCCACAACACATCAAGATTCCCGAGCTGCTGCCCAAAGTCCACGAAACGCTTTCCCGGCCGCTGTCCTAATTTTGGGGACACAATACTGAATTCGGATTTGGCCCAGGTTACCTGCGATGAGTGTCTTGCGCATCCATGGTCATAAGTGAGTATTGTGCCGCCAAAACCATCTTGCTAAGCTTACGGCAGTCGATCTTCGGGGGATGGGGCTGTCTGTGGGCCTCATGATGCTCACGAAAGGCGATACATCATGACAACGAAAATCAACCGGAGGCGATTCCTTGGCACGGCCGCCGCGATCATCGGGGGACCAGCCATCGTTACGGGATGCGTCACAAAGAGCGCAGGACGCCCCGCGCCCAGCGAGCGGGTGGTCATGGGGGCGATTGGCCTCGGCTGGCAAGGACCCGGCAACCTGAAGAACTTCCTGTCCAACAAAGACGTCCAGGTCGTGGCCCTGTGCGATGTTGACCAGAACCATCTCATGCAGACAAAGAAAATGGTCGACGATGCGTACGGCAACAAAGACTGCGCGACGTACACGCGGTTTGAGGACCTCTATGCTCGCGGCGACCTTGATGCGGTCAGCATCGCCCTCCCTGACCACTGGCATGCGATACCTGCCATTGCCGCGGCCGAGGCCGGACTCGATATTTATGGCGAGAAGCCGCTCGCCCATACCTTTGGTGAAGGCCGGGCCATTTGCGATGCGGTCAGACACAACAAACGCATCTGGCAAACCGGAAGCTGGCAGCGCAGCGTCGAGAATTTCCACCGCGCCGCCGAATTGGTCCGCAACGGCCGCATCGGCAAGGTGAAATACATCGAAGTGGGTCTTGGCCAGGGCCACACCGACTATGCGGAGACCGCCGGCCAGACCGCGTTCGCCCCGCCGCCTCCCGAACTGGACTACGACCGCTGGCTGGGACCCGCGCCCGATGCGCCATACTGCCCCGCCCGGGTGCACAAAAATTGGCGCTGGATCATGGCGTACGGCGGCGGCACCGTTATGGACTGGGTGGGCCACCACCTCGACATCGCCCACTGGGCCATGGGGCTGGACAATTCCGGTCCCGAAACCGTCGAAGGAACCGGGGTCATCCCGGGTCAAGGCCTCTGGGATTCCCCCACGGATTACGATTGCACCTGCACCTATGCAGACGGGTTAGTCATCAAGATCAACAGCGCCTATCCCATGGGCACCAAATGGGTCGGCGAACACGGCTGGCTCTTCGTAACGCGCGGCAGGACCGAGGCAGAACCGCAAAACGTGCTCAACGAAGTCATCGGCGAGAACGAAATCCGCCTCTATCACAGCCGCGACCACTGCGGCAACTTCATCGAATGCGTCAGGAGCCGGAAAGAGACCATCACGCCCTGCGAAGTGGCGCACCGTTCCGCGACCGTCGGCCATCTCTGCGACATCGCGATCTATACCGGACGCAAGATCCGGTGGAATCCCAAAACAGAAGAGATCATTCACGACCCCGGCGCATCCGAGATGCTCTCGCCGCAGTACCGCGCACCCTGGAAACTGAAAGCCTGAAGTTGACTTCGATCTTTTTTGCGTGCTATAGTTTGCGCGCTCTTGAGCGGGGTTCCCCGAACAAAAGCGGGGGCGTAGTTCAGCTGGTTAGAACGTCGGCCTGTCACGCCGAAGGTCGCGAGTTCGAGTCTCGTCGCTCCCGCCAGCTAAGCCAAGCAGGCTCAGGGATTTACAAAGTAAAGGCCCTGAGCCTCTTTTATTGCCTATTGATGCTTATATGCTTTATATGCGTCACTTGACCCGCATT contains these protein-coding regions:
- a CDS encoding Gfo/Idh/MocA family oxidoreductase; protein product: MTTKINRRRFLGTAAAIIGGPAIVTGCVTKSAGRPAPSERVVMGAIGLGWQGPGNLKNFLSNKDVQVVALCDVDQNHLMQTKKMVDDAYGNKDCATYTRFEDLYARGDLDAVSIALPDHWHAIPAIAAAEAGLDIYGEKPLAHTFGEGRAICDAVRHNKRIWQTGSWQRSVENFHRAAELVRNGRIGKVKYIEVGLGQGHTDYAETAGQTAFAPPPPELDYDRWLGPAPDAPYCPARVHKNWRWIMAYGGGTVMDWVGHHLDIAHWAMGLDNSGPETVEGTGVIPGQGLWDSPTDYDCTCTYADGLVIKINSAYPMGTKWVGEHGWLFVTRGRTEAEPQNVLNEVIGENEIRLYHSRDHCGNFIECVRSRKETITPCEVAHRSATVGHLCDIAIYTGRKIRWNPKTEEIIHDPGASEMLSPQYRAPWKLKA